From Melanotaenia boesemani isolate fMelBoe1 chromosome 12, fMelBoe1.pri, whole genome shotgun sequence, a single genomic window includes:
- the gli2a gene encoding zinc finger protein GLI2a isoform X2, producing the protein MASASQRSPYGDLLMQNGAAAAAAAAAHLPDYISPVDVSRFSSPRLTPRLSRKRALSISPLSDASIDLQTMIRTSPNSLVAYINNSRSSSAASSSYGHLSVGGISPTFSFPHPFNPYQQLLSQQRGLSTFGHTSPLIQPSPSSFSARQHSLTALPMSTHNSSNSETNQNASGDPAVSSTVNPLTTKRSKVKTEAEGPLPISPSSQDHGGGILDLSEDLDKDECKQEPEAIYETNCHWEGCSKEYDTQEQLVHHINNDHIHGEKKEFVCRWEECSREQKPFKAQYMLVVHMRRHTGEKPHKCTFEGCSKAYSRLENLKTHLRSHTGEKPYVCEHEGCNKAFSNASDRAKHQNRTHSNEKPYVCKIPGCTKRYTDPSSLRKHVKTVHGPEAHVTKKQRSDAPPRLQPPKGNGEHEGNSIHATRGSDGKTEANSSSRGSEDCLQVKSIKTENSLTYQSSPGGHSSCSSEPSPLSSANNNDSGVEMAMHSGGSFGDLSAQDECPMVDSTVPAGGQQAGVGLQLRKAVTVKLENIKKERLKTVRESCPWVNAAPQPPQGQPNSMKLPPIPAVGSLLESSSLMSNLSGLRSGQPVGDLSSCEVTLLNQLNERRDSTTSTISSAYTMSRRSSGISPCYSSRRSSEASQFGANRHNNISSADSYDPISTDLSRRSSEASHCGGGSVSGGDLLSLTPAQHYRLKAKYAAAVGGAPPTPLPNMDRMSLRTRMAFFNDSQEGSTLPFHQPPSGSIPRRCSDIGYGTQSMMPHEVPANLPRRASDPVRRPTLDPISFPRVQRYSSMNSMNAPSAADRYQTLAMQGYTRSDGSLQRYPFAPRPPSISENVAMENMAVDGVEHSGEDDMVLPDDVVQYLRSQNSGPSGHNLGHVNYNSNNHTQGYQIGMPPPPSFYAQRRMAMVDATMAQSGQTMQSYQMGSSSSQQVFSASSDNLNKNNMPVQWNEVSSGTMETTTRVSKQHQLPLRGNLAVVQQRHNFGSLQAQTQSLNGNQQVVPMSQNMSMQEYVNHGNQRPMNTPLQQHQQQRQCNSVSFGEQMNHQQGVSHEASLASVSGRPTHNTMADPELQSYSARTQTKGHLYGNQVDQHQSYNIPSQQQHSIQNGTRGMLQPRPPAEPKSVTRQHTSSGMTQPNRTLKLSDLSTSHANDTSEASPKRPSKIVDHGSDSEHQNSAVIYTGQIHMFEPSSASFDASMSPGIPEAAAANMASPGVNQVSSSTADSSTGGSGSTEHAQIDFDTMLDDGDHSSLMSGTLSPALLQSLSQSSSRLTTPRNSVTLASVPAGIGNMAIGDMNSMLTALAEESKFLNMIS; encoded by the exons tatCCCGTTTTTCCAGCCCCAGGCTGACGCCCAGGCTCAGCAGGAAGAGGGCGCTGTCCATCTCACCGCTGTCAGATGCCAGCATTGACTTGCAGACGATGATCCGGACATCACCTAACTCTCTAGTGGCCTACATCAACAACTCCCGCTCCAGCTCAGCTGCCAGCAGCTCCTACGGACACCTCTCAGTTGGAGGAATCAG CCCCACGTTCAGCTTCCCCCATCCCTTCAACCCCTACCAGCAGCTGTTGTCCCAGCAGAGAGGTCTCAGCACCTTCGGCCACACCTCTCCTCTGATTCAGCCGTCACCGTCCTCTTTCTCTGCACGCCAACACTCCCTCACTGCTTTGCCGATGTCCACACACAACAGCTCCAACTCGGAGACAAACCAG AACGCCAGCGGAGATCCAGCCGTGAGCAGCACCGTCAACCCACTGACTACCAAGAGGTCCAAGGTGAAGACTGAAGCAGAGGGTCCACTGCCCATTTCACCATCCTCTCAG GACCATGGTGGGGGCATCCTGGACCTGAGTGAGGATCTGGATAAAGATGAGTGCAAACAGGAGCCTGAGGCCATATATGAGACCAACTGTCACTGGGAGGGCTGCTCCAAGGAGTACGACACCCAGGAACAGCTTGTTCAT CACATCAACAATGACCACATTCATGGAGAGAAGAAGGAGTTTGTATGTCGCTGGGAGGAGTGTTCGCGGGAGCAGAAGCCCTTCAAGGCCCAGTACATGCTGGTGGTCCACATGAGGCGGCACACAGGGGAGAAGCCTCACAAATGCACA TTTGAAGGTTGCTCTAAAGCGTATTCTCGTCTGGAGAACCTCAAGACCCACCTCAGGTCCCACACCGGGGAGAAGCCTTATGTGTGTGAGCACGAAGGCTGTAACAAGGCCTTCTCCAACGCCTCGGACAGGGCCAAGCACCAGAACCGCACACACTCAAATGAG AAACCTTATGTGTGTAAAATCCCGGGCTGTACAAAGCGCTACACAGACCCAAGCTCTCTCAGGAAGCACGTTAAGACTGTCCACGGACCGGAAGCCCACGTCACAAAGAAACAACGCAGCGATGCTCCTCCAAGGCTGCAGCCGCCTAAAGGCAACGGGGAGCATGAGGGGAACTCCATACATGCCACAAGAGGCAGCGATGGCAAGACTGAGGCcaacagctcatccagaggCTCAGAAGACTGTCTGCAAGTCAAATCCATCAAGACGGAGAACTCTTTG ACGTATCAGTCCAGTCCTGGCGGCCACTCGTCATGCAGCAGCGAGCCGTCGCCTCTCAGCAGCGCCAACAACAACGACAGTGGGGTAGAGATGGCCATGCACAGCGGGGGCAGCTTCGGGGACCTCAGTGCGCAGGATGAGTGCCCCATGGTTGACTCCACTGTCCCTGCTGGCGGACAGCAGGCGGGGGTGGGGCTTCAGTTGAGGAAAGCAGTCACCGTCAAGTTGGAAAACATCAAGAAAGAAAGGCTGAAGACAGTGAGGGAGTCCTGCCCCTGGGTTAACGCTGCACCACAGCCACCACAGGGCCAGCCCAACAGCATGAAGCTGCCTCCCATACCTGCAGTCG GTTCCCTCCTGGAGAGCTCCAGCCTGATGAGTAATCTGAGTGGTTTGCGCTCTGGTCAACCTGTGGGTGACCTCTCTTCATGCGAAGTCACACTGCTGAACCAGCTGAACGAGCGCCGTGACAGCACCACCAGCACCATCAGCTCAGCCTACACCATGAGCCGACGCTCGTCCGGCATTTCGCCCTGCTACTCCAGCCGTCGCTCCAGTGAGGCGTCCCAGTTTGGCGCCAATCGCCACAACAACATCAGTTCGGCCGATTCCTATGACCCGATCTCCACCGATCTATCTCGCCGCTCCAGCGAGGCCAGCCACTGTGGAGGTGGTAGTGTCAGTGGAGGAGATCTTCTCAGCCTTACACCAGCTCAGCATTATCGGCTCAAGGCAAAGTATGCTGCTGCCGTGGGTGGAGCTCCACCCACTCCTCTCCCCAACATGGATCGAATGAGCTTGAGGACACGCATGGCCTTCTTCAATGATTCCCAGGAGGGCTCAACACTCCCATTCCATCAGCCGCCCTCTGGGTCTATACCCAGGCGATGCAGTGATATTGGATATGGCACCCAGAGCATGATGCCCCATGAAGTACCTGCCAACCTTCCACGGCGAGCCAGTGACCCGGTGCGTCGTCCCACTCTGGACCCTATCTCCTTTCCAAGGGTTCAGCGCTACAGCAGCATGAATTCCATGAATGCTCCATCAGCTGCTGACCGTTATCAGACGCTGGCCATGCAGGGTTATACTCGCTCTGACGGAAGTCTCCAACGTTACCCGTTTGCCCCAAGACCACCCAGCATTTCTGAGAATGTAGCCATGGAGAACATGGCGGTAGACGGGGTGGAGCACAGCGGAGAGGATGATATGGTGCTTCCTGATGATGTGGTGCAGTACCTCAGGTCACAGAATTCTGGCCCCTCAGGGCACAACTTGGGGCATGTTAATTATAACTCAAACAATCACACTCAGGGTTATCAAATAGGCAtgcccccaccaccatcctttTACGCACAGAGGAGGATGGCCATGGTGGATGCTACCATGGCTCAGTCTGGTCAGACTATGCAGTCTTACCAAATGGGTTCCAGCAGCTCCCAGCAGGTTTTTTCAGCATCGTCAGACAACCTGAACAAGAACAACATGCCTGTGCAGTGGAATGAAGTGAGCTCCGGGACGATGGAGACCACAACCAGGGTCTCCAAGCAACATCAGCTTCCTCTCAGGGGGAATCTAGCTGTTGTTCAGCAGAGACACAACTTTGGCTCACTTCAGGCACAAACTCAGAGCCTGAACGGCAACCAGCAGGTTGTGCCCATGAGTCAGAACATGTCTATGCAGGAGTATGTAAACCACGGCAACCAGAGGCCAATGAACACCCCCCTCCAGCAGCATCAGCAACAGAGGCAGTGCAATAGCGTGAGCTTCGGTGAGCAGATGAATCATCAGCAAGGGGTCAGTCATGAGGCCAGCCTTGCTTCTGTGTCAGGAAGACCTACCCACAACACCATGGCAGATCCAGAACTGCAAAGTTACAGCGCAAGGACGCAGACTAAAGGGCATTTGTATGGAAACCAAGTGGATCAGCACCAAAGTTACAACATTCCCtcccagcagcagcacagcatCCAAAATGGAACTAGAGGAATGTTACAACCCAGACCACCTGCAGAGCCCAAGTCTGTCACCAGACAACACACAAGTTCTGGCATGACACAACCAAACCGAACTCTCAAACTGTCTGATCTGAGCACAAGTCATGCTAATGACACATCTGAGGCGAGTCCAAAGAGGCCCAGTAAAATAGTGGACCATGGCAGTGACTCAGAGCATCAGAACTCTGCTGTGATCTACACAGGTCAGATTCATATGTTTGAGCCTTCCTCTGCCAGCTTTGATGCCTCCATGTCCCCGGGTATCCctgaggctgctgcagccaacATGGCCTCCCCAGGAGTCAACCAGGTCTCCAGCAGTACAGCGGATTCCTCCACTGGGGGTTCAGGCAGCACAGAGCATGCTCAGATCGACTTTGACACCATGCTTGATGATGGGGATCACTCCAGCCTCATGTCAGGGACCCTGAGTCCAGCCTTGCTGCAGAGCCTCTCCCAGAGCTCCTCACGTCTTACCACCCCTCGCAACTCCGTCACCCTGGCATCCGTGCCCGCAGGGATCGGCAACATGGCCATTGGGGACATGAACTCCATGCTCACAGCTTTGGCAGAAGAAAGCAAGTTCCTAAACATGATAAGCTGA